From Bacteroidota bacterium, the proteins below share one genomic window:
- a CDS encoding toxin-antitoxin system YwqK family antitoxin — protein MRSIKSIFLLAVLTGAGLVMASRILPEPKASFVSTTPVARVQFEELERVKTTGVLFWAGTPFTGFAIQTHSKGQLAEQTYYYDGKRDGLSVKWYPNGVKSFEAGYMQNRRHGVTKNWWPDGTLRAESHYINGVAHGVQRQWYQSGALFKQLNISHGKEDGLQQAWRENGKLYANYAAVDGKIYGLKRANLCFDLDGETLQTSNQVQQ, from the coding sequence ATGCGATCAATTAAATCCATCTTTCTGCTTGCCGTGCTGACTGGGGCCGGCCTGGTCATGGCAAGCAGGATCCTCCCTGAGCCTAAAGCATCATTTGTGTCCACAACACCTGTTGCCCGCGTTCAATTTGAAGAACTCGAAAGAGTAAAAACAACAGGAGTCCTGTTTTGGGCAGGCACGCCATTTACCGGGTTTGCCATCCAAACACACAGCAAGGGGCAACTAGCAGAGCAAACGTACTACTACGACGGAAAACGCGATGGGCTCAGTGTGAAGTGGTATCCCAATGGGGTAAAAAGCTTTGAAGCCGGCTACATGCAGAATCGCCGGCATGGCGTCACAAAAAACTGGTGGCCGGATGGCACGTTACGCGCTGAATCCCATTACATCAATGGCGTTGCGCACGGCGTACAACGGCAATGGTACCAGAGCGGTGCGTTGTTCAAGCAGCTCAACATCAGCCACGGCAAAGAAGATGGCCTCCAGCAGGCCTGGCGAGAAAACGGCAAGCTATACGCAAACTATGCGGCGGTTGATGGCAAAATATACGGATTAAAGCGCGCCAACCTGTGCTTTGACCTTGATGGCGAAACCCTGCAAACCAGCAATCAGGTACAGCAATGA